One Melitaea cinxia chromosome 17, ilMelCinx1.1, whole genome shotgun sequence genomic region harbors:
- the LOC123661576 gene encoding uncharacterized protein LOC123661576, with amino-acid sequence MDSINAFGTNRVRLKRDAMLKQSPLQEDNTVAPHVEFFNPKMRSELEEKDAMEMKKTGAKGPAPGGDTWVWLTSYSRVPYKVVQGFCKATQDYCPPGVQGPEGPVGSPGPKGERGDPGAPGTPGNPGLRGPLGPPGPKGERGFPGNPGLDGRDGVPGEPGLDGLSGRNGADGAPGRDGRDGIPGKDGSPGKNGKDGKDGKPGAQGPPGIKGPKGDRGPMGPKGLRGNDGHDGAPGRPGLSIYNYTKENQMFIPPTFALENPRLIVREGDIMRMDCNPKGFPEPTIEWRRADGTPIIQGSWRDASVSGHVLNIPNVSRWHTGKYVCLANNGMQPPANQTTDVEVHFSPYIRVPNNIVYVFNKTVKIECEIQAWPEPVLAWEIDGVTIEGSRYKMEVSTTGDPWRWIMSLEIPNIRDHDLRQYSCVAKNELNNQTVKGHIRLMYPGPNQNTQIQQPMEFGFRPPTLTSYEELCQVQHCPSCPRCDRALLLISSMNSTAGYKPRRNTNCQLYAIGKPVYHRYIDELFGAWLRDSNASESQKEKLWATQENDVERLREYRSKATFKADHVDEFHKLQKPFFGNGHIVYSGSFFYQANESGNPGDIIRYDLTQSRIKSAHLPHADGRLYSSQHNQVDFSADDNGLWAIYSIEGSNNTAVAKLSFDPNKDDLNIDYIWNISLNHRQVGEMFIVCGVLYALDSATERESKVTVAIDLYLSKPVEVSLQFTNPFRKTTQLGYDHTHKELYSWDRGNQLTYPVRYNELPGP; translated from the exons ATGGATAGTATTAATGCGTTTGGAACAAATCGAGTTAGATTAAAAAGGGATGCTAtgctt AAACAGTCGCCACTTCAAGAGGACAATACAGTGGCACCTCACGTAGAATTCTTCAACCCTAAAATGCGATCTGAGTTGGAGGAAAAAGATGCGATGGAAATGAAGAAGACTGGAGCGAAGGGACCAGCTCCTGGAGGTGACACGTGGGTCTGGCTTACTAGCTATTCTAGAGTTCCA TATAAAGTAGTTCAAGGGTTCTGCAAAGCTACTCAAGATTACTGTCCACCTGGTGTGCAAGGCCCTGAAGGACCGGTTGGATCTCCTGGACCAAAAGGTGAAAGAGGAGATCCAGGCGCTCCTGGCACGCCAGGGAATCCAGGGTTGAGAGGTCCTCTTGGACCACCTGGTCCAAAAG GAGAACGGGGCTTTCCTGGAAACCCAGGTTTAGATGGCAGAGACGGTGTACCTGGAGAACCAGGCTTAGATGGCTTATCAGGCAGAAATGGTGCTGATGGAGCACCAGGGAGAGACGGTCGGGATGGTATTCCAGGAAAAGATGGTAGCCCAGGGAAAAATGGAAAAGATGGCAAAGATG GAAAACCAGGGGCACAAGGTCCGCCAGGCATAAAAGGTCCAAAAGGTGACCGTGGTCCCATGGGTCCTAAGGGACTCCGGGGCAATGACGGACATGATGGAGCTCCTGGAAGACCTGgcttatctatttataattataccaAAGAAAATCAAATGTTTATACCACCGACTTTTGCAC TGGAAAACCCAAGACTCATAGTACGCGAAGGGGACATAATGCGAATGGACTGCAACCCGAAAGGTTTTCCTGAACCTACGATTGAGTGGCGACGAGCTGATGGAACTCCCATAATACag ggtTCGTGGCGTGACGCGTCAGTAAGCGGGCACGTTCTCAATATTCCGAACGTGTCTCGGTGGCACACCGGCAAGTACGTCTGTCTCGCCAACAACGGTATGCAGCCGCCGGCCAACCAGACCACCGATGTGGAAGTGCATT tcagTCCCTACATACGAGTaccaaataatattgtttacgttTTTAACAAAACGGTTAAAATTGAATGTGAG ATACAAGCTTGGCCTGAACCAGTCTTGGCTTGGGAGATCGATGGAGTTACCATCGAAGGTTCACGATACAAGATGGAGGTGTCCACAACTGGCGACCCTTGGAGATGGATCATGAGTCTTGAGATACCAAACATCAGAGACCACGACTTGAGGCAGTACAGCTGTGTCGCCAAAAATGAACTTAATAATCAGACTGTCAAAGGACATATTCGTTTGATGT ACCCAGGTCCAAACCAGAACACCCAGATCCAACAGCCAATGGAATTCGGCTTCCGTCCTCCGACCCTCACATCATACGAAGAGTTATGCCAGGTACAGCACTGTCCGTCGTGCCCGAGATGTGACCGCGCTCTGCTCTTGATATCTTCTATGAACTCAACTGCTGGGTATAAACCGAGGAGAAACACTA attGTCAATTATATGCCATCGGTAAACCTGTCTACCATCGCTATATAGATGAGTTGTTCGGCGCTTGGTTAAGGGACTCCAATGCTTCTGAGAGTCAG AAAGAAAAACTATGGGCAACTCAGGAGAACGACGTCGAGAGGTTGCGGGAGTACAGGAGCAAGGCTACTTTTAAAGCTGATCACGTTGACGAGTTCCACAAGCTGCAAAAGCCATTCTTT GGCAATGGCCACATCGTATACAGCGGTTCTTTCTTCTACCAGGCGAATGAGTCCGGAAACCCAGGGGACATAATACGATACGACTTAACACAGAGCAGGATAAAATCGGCTCACTTGCCCCACGCCGATGGAAGACTCTATAGCTCTCAACACAATCAG GTCGACTTCAGTGCTGATGACAACGGTCTATGGGCTATATATTCCATAGAAGGATCGAACAACACAGCCGTTGCAAAG CTAAGTTTCGATCCGAACAAGGATGActtaaatatagattatatttggAATATATCGCTGAATCACAGACAA GTAGGGGAAATGTTCATAGTATGTGGCGTGCTCTACGCGTTAGACTCAGCCACAGAACGGGAGAGCAAAGTGACTGTGGCCATAGATTTGTACTTGAGCAAGCCCGTAGAAGTCTCGCTGCAGTTCACCAACCCATTTAGAAAGACGACACAGCTTGGATATGATCACACGCATAAG gagtTGTATTCATGGGACCGAGGAAACCAACTAACGTATCCCGTCAGATACAACGAACTACCTGGaccttga